The sequence GCCAAGCTCTTGGTGAGAGGATTCGGCCTGTCCTCACCGTGAACAAGATGGACAGATGCTTCCTTGAGCTTCAAGTGGAAGGTGAGGAAGCATATCAGACTTTCTCCCGTGTCATTGAAAATGCCAATGTCATCATGGCAACATATGAAGATGTGCTCCTTGGTGATGTCCAAGTGTACCCAGAGAAGGGGACTGTTGCATTCTCCGCTGGTTTGCATGGGTGGGCTTTCACCCTTACAAACTTTGCTAAGATGTATGCCTCCAAGTTTGGAGTTGATGAGGCGAAGATGATGGAGAGGCTTTGGGGTGAGAACTTCTTTGACCCAGCCACAAAGAAATGGACCTCCAAGAACACTGGGACAGCTACCTGCAAGAGAGGTTTCGTTCAGTTCTGCTACGAGCCAATCAAGCAAATCATAGCCACCTGCATGAATGATCAGAAGGATAAGTTGTGGCCAATGTTGAAGAAGCTTGGTGTGACGATGAAGAATGATGAGAAGGACTTGATGGGCAAGGCTCTCATGAAGCGTGTGATGCAAACTTGGCTGCCTGCCAGTCGTGCTCTGCTTGAGATGATGATATTTCACCTTCCCTCTCCCTCAAAGGCACAGAGGTATCGTGTGGAGAACTTGTACGAGGGTCCCCTTGATGATATATATGCTAATGCTATCAGAAACTGTGACCCTGATGGTCCTCTTATGCTGTATGTCTCCAAGATGATTCCAGCATCTGACAAGGGTAGATTCTTTGCCTTTGGACGTGTTTTTGCCGGGAGGGTTGCAACTGGCATGAAGGTCCGTATCATGGGTCCCAACTTTGTTCCTGGCCAGAAGAAGGATCTGTATGTGAAGAGTGTCCAGCGTACTGTTATCTGGATGGGAAAGAAGCAAGAGTCTGTTGAGGATGTTCCTTGTGGTAACACTGTTGCTTTGGTTGGTTTGGATCAGTTCATCACCAAGAATGCAACCCTGACAAATGAGAAGGAAGTTGATGCCTGCCCAATCAGGGCAATGAAGTTCTCTGTGTCCCCTGTTGTGCGTGTTGCCGTTCAGTGCAAGGTGGCATCTGATCTTCCTAAGCTTGTTGAGGGTTTGAAGCGGCTGGCGAAGTCTGACCCTATGGTTCTCTGTAGCATTGAAGAGTCTGGTGAGCATATCATTGCTGGAGCTGGAGAGCTTCACCTTGAAATCTGTTTGAAGGATCTGCAGGAGGACTTCATGGGTGGTGCTGAAATTATTGTTTCCCCTCCCGTCGTCTCCTTCCGTGAGACTGTTCTTGAGAAGTCCTGTCGCACTGTCATGAGCAAGTCCCCCAACAAGCATAACCGTCTTTACATGGAAGCTCGCCCATTGGAGGAGGGATTGGCTGAGGCTATTGATGATGGCCGCATTGGCCCACGTGATGATCCTAAGGTGCGCTCTAAGATCCTATCTGAGGAGTTTGGTTGGGACAAGGATCTCGCCAAGAAGATTTGGTGCTTTGGACCTGAGACGACTGGGCCCAACATGGTTGTCGACATGTGTAAGGGAGTGCAGTATCTGAATGAAATCAAGGACTCTGTTGTGGCTGGGTTCCAGTGGGCATCGAAGGAAGGTGCATTGGCTGAGGAGAACATGCGTGGCATCTGCTTTGAGGTCTGTGATGTTGTTCTGCACACTGATGCTATTCACAGGGGTGGTGGTCAGGTCATCCCAACAGCCCGGAGGGTCATTTATGCTTCTCAGCTCACTGCTAAGCCAAGGCTACTGGAGCCTGTGTACCTGGTTGAGATCCAGGCCCCGGAGAATGCACTCGGCGGTATCTATGGTGTTCTGAATCAGAAGAGAGGGCACGTGTTTGAGGAGATGCAGAGGCCTGGTACCCCGCTGTACAACATCAAGGCTTACCTCCCGGTCATCGAGTCGTTCGGGTTCTCAAGTACCCTCAGGGCTGCGACATCTGGCCAGGCTTTCCCCCAGTGTGTGTTCGACCACTGGGACATCATGTCTTCGGATCCTTTGGAGGCCGGCTCCCAGTCTGCGACCCTTGTCACGGAGATCCGCAAGCGCAAGGGTCTGAAGGAACAGATGACCCCTCTATCTGATTTCGAGGACAAGCTCTAAACTTTTAGTTCTGTTATCATATGGGTCTAGTTTGCTTTTGCTGCTAAGAGAGCTGCACTATTATTTTCTGTCTGTTGAGTCGTGGCTGTATTGCTATTGGGATGTCCTATCACTTTGTTTTGATGTCTATCGATGTTAAAACTTAGATTATATATCTGTTATCCACTGGTAGTTCGTTGTTTGTGTTAGATCCTGCTCTGCCTGATTATTTATTGCTATTTTCTTGCTCTATATTTTTCATGTTTGTCCAGCAATCGCATCAGTGTTTTTCTTATTCATTGCATTAGTTTTCTCCCTGCTCTTATCATCATTTTACTTTGATTGATGCACTCGTCCAGGTTTTA comes from Triticum aestivum cultivar Chinese Spring chromosome 5B, IWGSC CS RefSeq v2.1, whole genome shotgun sequence and encodes:
- the LOC123114120 gene encoding elongation factor 2 translates to MVKFTAEELRGIMDKKNNIRNMSVIAHVDHGKSTLTDSLVAAAGIIAQEVAGDVRMTDTRADEAERGITIKSTGISLFYQMTPESLEMYKGDRDGDEYLINLIDSPGHVDFSSEVTAALRITDGALVVVDCIEGVCVQTETVLRQALGERIRPVLTVNKMDRCFLELQVEGEEAYQTFSRVIENANVIMATYEDVLLGDVQVYPEKGTVAFSAGLHGWAFTLTNFAKMYASKFGVDEAKMMERLWGENFFDPATKKWTSKNTGTATCKRGFVQFCYEPIKQIIATCMNDQKDKLWPMLKKLGVTMKNDEKDLMGKALMKRVMQTWLPASRALLEMMIFHLPSPSKAQRYRVENLYEGPLDDIYANAIRNCDPDGPLMLYVSKMIPASDKGRFFAFGRVFAGRVATGMKVRIMGPNFVPGQKKDLYVKSVQRTVIWMGKKQESVEDVPCGNTVALVGLDQFITKNATLTNEKEVDACPIRAMKFSVSPVVRVAVQCKVASDLPKLVEGLKRLAKSDPMVLCSIEESGEHIIAGAGELHLEICLKDLQEDFMGGAEIIVSPPVVSFRETVLEKSCRTVMSKSPNKHNRLYMEARPLEEGLAEAIDDGRIGPRDDPKVRSKILSEEFGWDKDLAKKIWCFGPETTGPNMVVDMCKGVQYLNEIKDSVVAGFQWASKEGALAEENMRGICFEVCDVVLHTDAIHRGGGQVIPTARRVIYASQLTAKPRLLEPVYLVEIQAPENALGGIYGVLNQKRGHVFEEMQRPGTPLYNIKAYLPVIESFGFSSTLRAATSGQAFPQCVFDHWDIMSSDPLEAGSQSATLVTEIRKRKGLKEQMTPLSDFEDKL